The Tripterygium wilfordii isolate XIE 37 chromosome 5, ASM1340144v1, whole genome shotgun sequence DNA segment CGGTCTTGGTTACAGATATATAGCTCTGGACATGAGGCTACAGAATTTGCATGAGTTCATGTCTTGCCTATGCAGTCATTAATAGTTTATACTTGAGACTCTAAGTTGCTGATGCACTTGTCTAGTTGTCTGTGTTTTGGTACAGATATATAGCTTTGAATGTGAGGCTACATATGTGCATGAGTTCATGTCTCTCTGTGTGTAGTCAGTTTGTAGTCGAGCTTGTTTTATCACTCCTTACTTGCTCATAACATCTATTAATGGTTCATCTACCCTAGCTTCTTAATCTTGTGGAGTTGAAACTGAAGGAAAAGATTTCACGAGAGCCTACCCTTCTTGTTATGGTGATTGGTGTTCCAAACGTTGGGAAATCGGCTTTAATTAACTCAATCCATCAAATTGCATCGTCTCGCTTTCCTGGTAAGATGCTGCTACTATGTCTCAATGTACTTATATGCCATAGTCTTTGAATTGTTACTTCCCATGATTGTGGAAATCAATAAAGTAATCTGTATCTTGAGGTCATTTCCATTGAGCAACGATGGTTCGAATTTTTCACGTAGTGCAGGAGAAGATAAAGCATGCTAGAGTGGGCCCATTACCTGGTGTTACCCAAGATATTGCAGGATTTAAGGTTATTTTTTTGGCTCTAGTCTATGAATATATtagtactctctctctctctctctgtccacATCTAGCATGCACGCACACCTTTTTTTATAAGAATCCGTAGCATTTTGGATTAGCTCATATTTGGGTAAAAATGGTAGCAAATTAGCATGTTCTTTTGTTGTCTTTTTATTCCCCAGTTCTAATTATTGGTGTCTTTATTGGTAGCTGACAAAATATGGTCCTGTCAGTTGCAAAACATCTTATTTGGAGATTTCATTCTAGACTTTCAATTTGCTGATACCGCTTCGAACTTCGTATCAGATCAGTGTCTGCCTTTTCAAATGTCCTCTCTTGTTTTATAGTGCATATCGATCCTCGTTCTTATTAGTCTTTAATATTCCTCCATCAAGTGTTGAATTCTTATGTTTCATTGCTGATATACAGATTGCTCACCAGCCTAGTATCTATGTTCTTGACACACCGGGGGTGTTGGTTCCAAGTATCCCGGATATAGAGACAGGATTAAAGCTAGCTCTAGCCGGTATGATTCTCAGTTTCCGCTTCTTTGTATCCTTCTCCTTGTTGCTGCAGGAGTGGGGGGTTATTTTGATGTATAATCCTCAGCACATTTACATCTTAATCGACTAGTAACATATTCATGTGGTTGTGCGCACGTGTAGGGTCTGTGAAGGATTCGGCAGTAGGCGAGGAACGTATTGCTCAGTACCTGCTGGCTGTTTTAGATACTCGAGCCACTCCCCTTCATTGGAAGCACCAGGATAACAGAAGTTCAGAAGGGGTTCAATGTGAATCTGTGGAGAAACCTGATTACAGTCTTAAAAGTCTTAGGCCAACAAGGAAGAAGCTACCCAATGTATCGGATGCACTGTACATTGAGGTACCAAagtctctatctctctctcccaTGCAGAATCACACGTACTTAAACAGACACGCTGAGACTAGCCTATGGTACTTCATGATTGCAATTTTTCAAGTGACCTGAATTATGATCCTTCAGAAGAATTTTAGATTTTAAACGGTGCTTTAAAATTATACTATCATGAGGATGGAATATCATGATAAAGTTTCTTTATTATAAACATGCACTGCAAGTATAATTTTCGGTACCAGACTGCTACTCTGCTGGATTATCTTTTCATATTCTGGTTGGTGCTGGATGTTATTAACTGATCTCTGAATTCATTGAAGTTTTAATACTTTCCTTGCTTGCGGTCGCGTACAGGACATTGTAACAGAAGTCCAACGTGCATTGCAAACAAGTTTGGCAGAATTTACCGGCAATGTGGAAGACGAAAATGACTTGGAGATTCTTATAGATCAACAGTTTGAGTTGTTGCAGAAGGCATTGAGGATACCGCACAAGGCATCCGAAGCTCGTCTGATGGTATCAAAGAAGTTTCTTACTTTATTTAGGACTGGTAAGCTTGGTCCTTTCATCCTTGATAATGTCCCTGATAACATTATCACTGAGGGAATATGATTTTCTAGTACAATTTAAAGGAGTTTCAGCATTTCAGAGTTTATTAAAGGGTATGATAAAATTTTGGTTTAGTCTGAAAACTACATCAGTCTTCTGCCTCTTCTCATGCTTTCTTACAATTTAAAGCGTGCTTGATATCACAAGAAGAAAATATACAACGTGTTGTGGTAGCAGTAGTACAAAACTATATGAACTCGAGAGGTCCTATGTTCGATTTCTATTGGGAGACGGAGCAATAATTTTGTAGTCACACGACAGTCTTTTGCTCAACTTACCTGTTGtcatatatgaaaattttgtacATGCGAGCCAGACAATTCAAGTTTAAGCTTATATAAGATGTTTAAGGGGaaaacttgtatggtgtcgttcttggttaaaaaaaaaacagtagtaCAAAACTGCCATACATGAACACAGTTACAACTTGTAGAGATGGGCACATACTTGAATCATATCGGTAAGGGGATTGGTATGCAGTATAACCAGCTGAGCGGCACATAGGTAAAATATCAGATAAACTTACAATGCAtccttgagaaaaaaaattacacagtTCAACTCTGCCAATTAACAGAGATCCATAACAATTCAAAAGCGATTTAATTCAGCCAGAGCCTTACAATAAGGGTTTCATCATCAAAAAAGAAGGTATTTTTTGTACTAACCAGTACATAATGAACAAAATTGAATCACAGCAAGACCGGCCTCTGCGAAACAAGGATCTGCAATAATCTCATTTGTTTGCTTCGATGAAATCTCTgtactctttcttcatttttaccCCCGACAGAGTCCTGGAtgacaagaaaaatataaatttattgcaTCCATAATAGCAACCATTCATGCACAAATACATTTTTAGAGATGCAAATGAACAATAACAAATTATTGTGAAAGATGAGACCGTAATAATTTTCCTTGAAtcccctaaacttttttttgcgAACCAAGAATTCCTAACCCTCTCGACACTGGTGACAGGTAAGACCGGATCGAAGCCCGTGCGAAGAGAACGAGGCCGAAACCCACAAAGGAGAGTTAACTCCACAAAGCATGAGTCTTTGGCCCATGCAAGGAATAATGCCCGAAAGTGTTGGTCGTGAGAGTTAAACTGGCGACCTCCAACATTTGGAAGGAGTTACCATAGTTAACTTCACCATCCCAACAAAAACTTCTTTGTTTTGAATCCCCTAAACCTTAGAAGCCATTCCACAATTTAAAAACACACGCTTTACACAATTCAAACAGCTAGTGAAGATGAGAAAGTTCCCCAAACCATCAAAACTCGAGAGAAAAAGTGTGAGGATCACACTAGAAAAAATAAGCAAGAGAAAATGGCTTGAAGCAAGAGGGAGAGAAAACAGAGGAAGATATAAAATATGCATGCCaaggaacaaagagaaaagattaaaaaaaaaaaaaaaaaaaaaaaacagccaaCCTAAGCATCTCCTTGTTCTTGAAAAATTGCACACATGGTGTACCCATAATTCCGGCTGCTTCTGCTATTTCCTGATCTTCCTCAATATCAATCTCGACAAAATGTACATTTTGATCAAATTCATCGATCACCTGCAAATAAAAAACAGTTATC contains these protein-coding regions:
- the LOC119998869 gene encoding short integuments 2, mitochondrial; the encoded protein is MEGVKRLVKKGLRLGEMGFNAEGGVVNWFPGHMAAATSAIRHRLQLADLVVEVRDARIPLSSTNEELQPQLAGKRRVIALNKKDLANPNILHKWVHYFESRKQDCLPINAHSKSSVQKLLNLVELKLKEKISREPTLLVMVIGVPNVGKSALINSIHQIASSRFPVQEKIKHARVGPLPGVTQDIAGFKIAHQPSIYVLDTPGVLVPSIPDIETGLKLALAGSVKDSAVGEERIAQYLLAVLDTRATPLHWKHQDNRSSEGVQCESVEKPDYSLKSLRPTRKKLPNVSDALYIEDIVTEVQRALQTSLAEFTGNVEDENDLEILIDQQFELLQKALRIPHKASEARLMVSKKFLTLFRTGKLGPFILDNVPDNIITEGI